The following DNA comes from Quercus robur chromosome 1, dhQueRobu3.1, whole genome shotgun sequence.
CTGTTGCCACAAAATACAACATTATCGTCCTATTGTAAACCCAAATCCCGAAGCAATCATTTTCAAGGGTAGAAGTATGAAAATATCCATAGACAACGAGCATTCCCTTCACCTGTCATGCTAGACTTGGGAATAAGGGCAACTAAATAAATGAGATTGAGATCATGTGTAATATTTAATTGcttttaatggttgagattaaaAGCTGAAAAAGcaacttttaatctcaacaattcagtaaaaaaaatttaaaaaaaagtttaaggaTTCGTTTGTTTGGGatgatggaaaagtgagaggataaaaaatgaTTAGGGGTGGAAAATGGGgtagatataaaatatttagttttccctctgTATTTTTGTTTAAGGGAGTGGAAAAAGTGTAGAGAtgaaaaattcttttgtttgattaagtagaaaagtgagaggataaaatatagtttgtaaaaatttacTCATGCCCTTAGtacataaaaaactattttttaatagtttataaaaattgatttttttaattactacaaacctaaaaactaacacaactaataaaatatctagcaaaagaaaaactaataggacaaagtttaactacaaaattggttgttaCTTTATACTACAGTCTTATTCagtatctttttattggaggtaaattttgacaaattcaccattggattacatctttttcttatatcctccatgcttgcaaaatttctagaaaattaaagattaatagttatgtcatcaataaattgtttaaatttcaaatttttgtagtttaaaattatgcataaaatataagtttatagattatatagtaaataatatctgattgatacaaaatttaacatatgtattaagaatgtaaagaatatgcaattcaacagttagattttcaaaatatgagataatttatattttattaagtaaagttgtagcattagactacaaccaattttgaaatgaattttgtccaaactaataataataataataataataataataataataataataaagatggGGTCATTCTACCgtacccccccaaaaaaagggggggcACGGTACCCTCTTAAATCAGAACCATTcatttaatattgttttaatcTTGTCCGTTGATgaaattttaatgggttttggttaCCGGCTAAacaagttttatatataaaccaaaaattataacattaatCATACTTTTCTCCTCTCACGTTTGTTTCTTCCTCTGCTTGTCTCAGTTTGCCTCTCTAAACAAAACCCTCAAAATAGCTAAAATCATACAAGAACCAGACAGCCGCATACCCACAACCTCAAATCGGCAACGCTTTTTCTCATCCAATCCAACTCGTCAGCGCCACTCTCTAATTTCGTCTCTTCCAATCCATCCTCAAATCGGCGGCTCACTTATATCCAATCCAACTCGGCGGCGCTTCAACTCTTCCCGTACGACTCGGTGGCACTTCTTTTCTGCCATTCTAAATCGGTGGAACCACCCACAATCTTCAGGTTCTCTCTTCACATATGATTAACGCTGATATGggtttatattatttctctaaactttgtgGGTTTATgctattattgttttgtttgagtttcgGTTCTTATATATTTGACAAATTAATATTTACACCGAAGGGCTTGATAGTCCACCACTGATTGCCTGGATCACTACTGTCATGTGAAACGAAATTGTAATAAGGTTGCCAATGCTTTGGCAAAGAAATCTTGGGTTGGGCTAGAACTTCAGGTTTGGGTTGAAGACTTACCTAGGGACATTATCCCCCTTACTTTGTTGATGTTCATAGTTTtcttatgttttaataaaagaatcGGTCTGTCTCACAaactggtttctcaaaaaaaaaaaaaaaaaaaaacaaaaacaaataatctTTACACTTTTGAGTTTGGGATGCGAAACATGAAACTTGAGTGAGACGTGGGAACCCTTATCCATAAGTTGCGACAAGATTAGATTTGGTTGGGAGTGTGGGGAGGACACGATACTATGAACCTATGGActtaggagattttttttttcaaccaccTTGGCAGTAAGAACACCAATTTTAGTGTTGGTTTGTGCTATATTTTAGAGTTGGTTTCCAATTTTAGAGTTGGTTTctctaaaatttagaatttgaaagaagCCTGGTGAGTTTGCTCAAATTTTCAGGAGCAGATATTTTATCTGGATGATGTTCACCATAAATTGAAGTTGTAATAAAAATAGCCTTCCTAATTAGATCATCTCCTGTATCAAAATTGTGTCCCTCTTTTAGCAttagtttctactttctacttTCTAGCAGTGTGGGTCTGCATAGAGCCAGTTGGTGCCAAAGGCAAGGATTCAACTGGGAATTAGTCAGTAACAAAGCGATCTCTCAACTTGAGTAACAAATAGTTGGCCCCCGACTCCCCAAGCATTTGTACATTACCACAGAAGTTGTAGAGCAGCACTGCACCTAGAGAAAGAGAATGTAGCAAGagacaaaaaccaaaacccacttGTTTGTTTGACAAAGATATAGCAACCCTGACATCTTTACCTCAGCAACAATTACAGAGTACAGGGTAAGGTCATCTCCAATTCTGAATAGCAACAACAGACGTTGCACAGATAGTTTCAGATTCAACCTAGTGATTACTTTCAAATTAGGATTAGctaactatttttcttttttcttttttagtccAGTTACTGTGAAAAATCAGGTTAACATTATTTCTCATTGAGAGTTTATTTTAGCTTTGGTTTTTCCTAGGTGAGGTGAGGTACTCTGAATCAAGATGATACTGAATAAACGACTAACCATCATGATTGGAAATATTACTTTGTGAATTTAGGTCAATGTCATTTTAAGGTGTGGTCTCACCTATAAAAAGGATAAGTGCATAATTACCACCAAAAAAGAAACTACCCTATAGTAAGCACGTTTATCAATGCTTTCACTTGCTAGATTAAGATTGGGAATTGGACTGCTATGGTTGAGGATGTCTCATAGtgatatatattttgaataaaattgcaTTGTTTATGATTTTCCATTCAGGATAAATATTTATTGAGGTTAACTTGCTTCCTTTTTCTGTTTCTGAATCAGGCTTAAAAACAC
Coding sequences within:
- the LOC126721002 gene encoding uncharacterized protein LOC126721002 yields the protein TRTRQPHTHNLKSATLFLIQSNSSAPLSNFVSSNPSSNRRLTYIQSNSAALQLFPYDSVALLFCHSKSVEPPTIFRLKNTCFNKCVEKRYKESELNMGENSCIDRCVSKYWHVTNLIGQLLGSGRPQM